CAACTTGATTCCGGAGGGGGAAATATGTTAGGCCTCAAGGGCATGTGCTCATCCGGAAGCGCCGGATGGAACCGCCTTGACCATAAGAAATTCAGACCAGAGCCCCTGGCCAGAGAGGAATGATGCTCGAATTTTTAAGCGCTTCGACACTGTTGTTCATGTTGCTGAACCCGTTTTTACTGGTGGTTTACCTCATCGATGTGTTCCAGAAATTGTCCACCGCCATTTTCGCGCGGGTTATCCTGCGCGCCGGTTGCATCAGCATCGGGGTATTCACATTTTCCGCACTGCTGGGGGAGATGGTTTTTCGGGACATCCTGCAGGCCCGCTTCGCGGCGTTTCAGATCTTCGGAGGGATCGTTTTTTTGCTGATCGGCTTGCGCTTCGTGTTCCATGGCAATGCCGCCATCGAGGCACTGCGCGGTGAATCCCGGTACATTGCCGGCGCCATTGCCATGCCGCTGATGATCGGTCCCGGCACTATCGGCGCCAGCATCCTGATCGGCAAGCGCCTGGGACCGGGGCTGGCCGTGTTGTCCATTTTTCTCACGGTACTGCTGAGCGCGGCGGTCATGATCCTTCTCAAGCGTATACATGATGTGGTGCGATCCCACAACGAACCGATGCTGGAGCGTTATATCGAAGTCGCGGGCCGGATTACCGCCCTTGTGGTGGGGACCTTTGCGCTGGAAATGATTATGCAGGGTGCGGAGGGCTGGTTGCGGACCTTTTTCTGATTCGCCGCGCATCAGCGGAATTCGATCTTGTAAAACAGATCGACACCACTTTCCTCACCGGTGGCCGACTCCAGTTCCCAGTGCTTGCCGAGACTGTAGCGCAGGCGGAACTCCTGTGTATTGCTGAACAGCGACTGCCCGATGCTGACATACAGACTGGGACTGAGGTATTTTCCGATGGTCAGCATGGAGCCGGCAACATCGTCCA
This portion of the Syntrophotalea acetylenica genome encodes:
- a CDS encoding MarC family protein; protein product: MMLEFLSASTLLFMLLNPFLLVVYLIDVFQKLSTAIFARVILRAGCISIGVFTFSALLGEMVFRDILQARFAAFQIFGGIVFLLIGLRFVFHGNAAIEALRGESRYIAGAIAMPLMIGPGTIGASILIGKRLGPGLAVLSIFLTVLLSAAVMILLKRIHDVVRSHNEPMLERYIEVAGRITALVVGTFALEMIMQGAEGWLRTFF